The following coding sequences lie in one Candidatus Wallbacteria bacterium genomic window:
- a CDS encoding metallophosphoesterase: protein MPANSLLRIAFLSDTHLGFDYPVRSENHQGRRGKDFFDNFELALQISVDRSADLIIHGGDFFFRSKISNKIEQMAFSMLSRFMRHRIPFLIIPGNHERSRLPLSLLLQHPDLHVFSAPESIRLKIRNLSLRIDGIPFIGNGVRDKFSGIIAAFKQDQVKADFNLLCLHESIEGAQVGPSNFTFRYGPDVIRACDLPDGYDCILAGHIHRSQVLAHQSGDRLIPVIYAGSIERTSFAEKNEQKGFYLLELEQEKLPSLKYEFSPLPAREMISLDLNSSDPVDLKSRFKQMFESLPCRSIVRISCENIPDSGIIKEAAPDQMIIQLNRKIYYKKGIQSDGCVLPESEKLPALPELPGVYIFYGNTDKIIYIGKSVNLKNRVRSYFSTPRDKTVAQKKKIKVSRIETITVECELEALLLEDSLIKKHRPLYNIKQKNCSEYVYLAMTCGSFPCLRIIGLNDAGNYAEYFGPFKDRFLAEQIREICSANLKFRNCVSDVPANRCFYYGIGKCSGPCFQKISREQYQEISSQATDFLNGSSGLIRSRIEERMQAHSEKQEFELAEKLKQLSEFCERFCQAQVFIRNFRQQNLEIRFADFSLLFEHGRFTGRRNDSEAKSLQAEDPRFMLERALIVKNWVTAHKDLCTCIFSG, encoded by the coding sequence ATGCCTGCAAACAGCCTGCTCAGAATCGCCTTTTTATCAGATACGCACCTTGGCTTTGACTATCCTGTCAGGTCTGAAAACCACCAGGGCCGCAGGGGCAAGGATTTTTTCGATAACTTCGAACTTGCCCTGCAGATTTCGGTTGACAGATCAGCAGACTTGATCATTCATGGCGGCGACTTCTTTTTTAGAAGTAAAATTTCCAATAAAATCGAACAGATGGCCTTTTCAATGCTTTCGCGTTTCATGAGGCACAGGATTCCATTTCTGATCATTCCAGGCAATCATGAACGCTCCCGCCTGCCTCTCTCTCTCCTGCTGCAGCATCCTGATCTGCATGTGTTTTCTGCTCCTGAGTCAATCAGGCTGAAGATCAGAAATCTAAGCCTCAGGATTGACGGGATTCCTTTCATTGGGAACGGGGTCAGAGACAAGTTCAGCGGAATCATTGCAGCTTTCAAACAGGATCAGGTCAAGGCTGACTTCAATCTGCTCTGCCTGCATGAATCAATTGAAGGAGCGCAGGTCGGACCTTCAAACTTTACCTTCAGGTATGGACCGGATGTGATCAGAGCCTGCGATCTGCCTGACGGATATGACTGCATTCTGGCAGGCCACATCCACAGGTCTCAAGTGCTTGCGCATCAGTCAGGCGACAGGCTGATCCCTGTGATTTATGCCGGATCAATAGAACGCACTTCATTTGCTGAAAAAAACGAGCAGAAAGGATTTTACCTGTTGGAACTGGAGCAGGAGAAACTCCCAAGCCTGAAATACGAATTCAGTCCTCTGCCTGCCAGGGAAATGATCAGTCTGGATCTGAATAGCTCTGACCCGGTTGATCTCAAATCCAGGTTTAAGCAGATGTTCGAAAGTCTCCCCTGCCGCTCGATAGTGCGGATATCATGCGAAAATATCCCGGATTCCGGAATCATCAAAGAAGCTGCGCCTGATCAGATGATAATCCAGCTCAATCGCAAAATCTACTATAAAAAAGGCATCCAGAGCGATGGCTGTGTTCTGCCTGAATCTGAAAAACTTCCCGCTTTACCCGAACTACCTGGTGTCTATATCTTCTACGGAAATACAGATAAAATAATTTATATTGGGAAATCCGTGAATCTGAAGAACAGGGTACGCAGTTATTTCAGCACACCCAGGGATAAAACAGTCGCACAGAAGAAGAAGATCAAAGTCAGCCGGATCGAAACAATCACCGTTGAATGCGAACTTGAAGCCTTGCTGCTTGAGGATTCCCTGATCAAGAAGCATCGTCCGCTTTACAACATCAAACAGAAGAACTGCTCAGAATATGTTTATCTTGCAATGACTTGCGGATCATTTCCATGTCTCCGCATCATAGGATTGAATGATGCAGGGAATTACGCTGAGTATTTCGGCCCCTTTAAGGACAGGTTCCTGGCTGAACAGATCCGGGAAATCTGCTCTGCTAATCTGAAATTCAGGAACTGCGTCAGCGATGTCCCGGCAAACAGATGTTTTTATTATGGGATCGGGAAATGCTCAGGTCCCTGTTTTCAAAAGATCAGCAGAGAGCAGTATCAGGAAATCAGCAGCCAGGCGACCGATTTTTTAAATGGCAGCTCCGGGTTGATCCGCAGCAGGATTGAAGAGAGGATGCAGGCCCATTCGGAAAAGCAGGAATTCGAACTGGCAGAGAAGCTGAAACAATTGTCTGAATTCTGCGAAAGATTCTGCCAGGCCCAGGTCTTTATCCGGAATTTCAGGCAGCAGAACCTGGAAATCAGATTTGCTGATTTCAGCCTGCTGTTCGAACACGGCAGATTCACAGGCAGGCGGAATGATTCTGAGGCTAAATCCCTGCAAGCCGAAGACCCCAGATTCATGCTGGAGCGGGCTCTGATTGTAAAAAACTGGGTCACAGCCCACAAAGACCTCTGCACCTGCATTTTTTCCGGATGA
- a CDS encoding formylglycine-generating enzyme family protein: MKIWILLFFAAVTSVYAGSETAARQVTVSTAEAGTGMAVEITPEVKMEFCFIPAGKFWMGSPAGQGENDEHPSHEVNITKSFWIGKYEVTQAQWTAVLGSNPSCFEGMQKPVELVSWADCQEFIKALNLAGKGTYRLPTEAEWEFACRSGSNTLYYWGDKIKGDYCLFSDLNFDETQDVGQKLPNGWGLYDMSGSVREWCADCYSPEYYSGSPKNDPPGQYLDDNRVIRGGSWRSFARCCRSAFRDSLVPTGKCDDLGLRLVYTP, translated from the coding sequence TTGAAGATCTGGATTTTATTATTTTTTGCAGCTGTCACTTCGGTTTATGCAGGCTCTGAAACCGCAGCCAGGCAAGTGACTGTCTCAACAGCCGAAGCAGGAACCGGAATGGCCGTTGAAATAACGCCTGAGGTGAAGATGGAGTTCTGCTTCATACCTGCGGGGAAATTCTGGATGGGAAGCCCTGCCGGACAGGGAGAGAACGACGAACATCCCAGCCATGAAGTAAACATCACGAAAAGCTTCTGGATCGGGAAATATGAGGTGACCCAGGCCCAGTGGACTGCGGTGCTTGGATCAAATCCATCCTGTTTCGAGGGGATGCAGAAGCCGGTCGAACTGGTCTCATGGGCTGACTGTCAGGAATTCATCAAAGCCCTGAATCTGGCTGGAAAGGGAACTTATCGTCTGCCCACTGAAGCGGAATGGGAATTTGCCTGCCGCTCTGGCAGCAATACATTGTATTACTGGGGAGATAAGATCAAGGGGGATTACTGTCTGTTCAGTGACTTGAATTTTGATGAAACCCAGGATGTAGGGCAGAAGCTGCCAAACGGATGGGGTCTCTACGACATGAGCGGCAGCGTCAGGGAATGGTGTGCTGACTGCTATTCCCCTGAATATTACTCAGGCAGCCCGAAAAACGATCCTCCAGGCCAATACCTGGACGACAACCGGGTGATCAGGGGCGGTTCCTGGCGCAGCTTCGCACGGTGCTGCAGATCAGCTTTCCGCGATTCGCTCGTACCTACTGGAAAATGCGATGACCTCGGCCTGCGCCTTGTCTATACTCCGTAA